In Argopecten irradians isolate NY chromosome 11, Ai_NY, whole genome shotgun sequence, one DNA window encodes the following:
- the LOC138335537 gene encoding programmed cell death protein 4-like, which yields MTTKVDVGLSNVDEKFQNGDGEVEVNGNDFTEDLNGTDSKNPDGRIIRKAKRFHRQNSGSDALVSNGETVHANQAKQALAVNKNSRKSRDGRGRGLPKKGGAGGKGTWGAPGDEMLMEERCKDANDPNYDSESEDEYVVEKIDLEVTPEELSRVLQPVISEYYNHGDTSEVQETLQELKLRTLKPKVIEMILSMALDHKCTHRELSSILISDLYGKVLTSDDIASGFDDVLNSLSDLTIDTPEAPVVIGQFIARAVADDCLPPKYMRSYKGNVECEHTVNALEKAELLLSKKHGIVRLDNIWGTGGGIRPVKYLIKQMVMLLKEYLSSGDIHEATQCLQELEVPHFHHEVVYEATMIVLEDGSPRAANMMCNLLKSWSETLVLTTQQITQGFKRIYDALPDITLDVPAAYTLLEQFATLCHQGRVIGSDIFQDLPQRGRKRFVSEGDGGRLKEQIM from the exons ATGACCACCAAAGTTGACGTAGGCCTTTCTAATGTTGatgaaaaattccaaaatggcgaCGGCGAAGTAGAAGTGAACGGGAATGACTTTACTGAGGACTTAAATGGTACTGACAGTAAAAATCCTGATGGGAGGATTATTAGAAAAGCTAAAAGATTCCATCGGCAAAACTCGGGATCCGACGCACTGGTTTCAAATGGCGAAACTGTACATGCAAATCAAGCAAAACAAGCACTTGCTGTAAACAAAAACAGTCGTAAATCAAGGGACGGCCGCGGACGAGGCCTTCCGAAGAAAG GGGGTGCAGGTGGTAAAGGAACATGGGGAGCACCAGGAGATGAAATGTTGATGGAAGAAAGATGTAAAGATGCTAATGACCCCAATTATGATTCTGAGAGTGAG GATGAGTATGTAGTGGAAAAAATAGATCTGGAAGTTACCCCAGAGGAACTTTCAAGGGTCCTTCAGCCTGTGATTTCTGAATACTATAACCATGGCGATACATCAGAAGTACAG GAAACACTGCAGGAACTGAAACTGCGGACTTTGAAACCTAAAGtgatagaaatgattttgagcATGGCATTGGACCACAAATGTACACACCGTGAATTGAGCTCCATCCTAATTTCTGACCTCTATGGCAAAGTCCTTACTTCTGATGATATTGCAAGTGGCTTTGACGATGTGCTGAACAGTCTGAGTGATTTAACTATTGATACGCCAGAAGCTCCTGTG gtgattggtcagtttattGCTAGGGCTGTGGCGGATGATTGTCTTCCCCCCAAGTATATGCGTAGTTATAAAGGTAACGTGGAATGTGAGCACACAGTTAATGCACTCGAGAAAGCAGAGCTTTTGCTGAGCAAGAAGCATGGCATTGTTCGTTTGGACAACATATGGGGAACAGGAGGAGGCATCCGGCCCGTGAAATACCTTATTAAACAG ATGGTGATGCTGCTGAAGGAATACCTATCCTCTGGAGATATCCATGAGGCCACACAATGTCTCCAGGAACTTGAGGTGCCACACTTCCACCACGAAGTGGTTTACGAG GCAACTATGATAGTGTTGGAGGATGGAAGTCCGAGAGCAGCTAATATGATGTGTAACCTATTGAAATCGTGGAGTGAGACGTTAGTTCTTACTACACAACAAATTACTCAG GGATTTAAGCGGATATATGATGCCCTACCAGACATCACTCTGGACGTCCCGGCAGCCTATACTCTTCTGGAGCAATTCGCCACTTTATGTCACCAGGGAAGAGTCATTGGGAGTGATATCTTCCAAGATCTACCTCAGAG AGGACGCAAGAGGTTTGTGTCGGAGGGGGATGGCGGCCGTCTCAAGGAGCAGATAATGTAA